The following are encoded in a window of Kaistia algarum genomic DNA:
- a CDS encoding baseplate assembly protein: MTTIDLSRLAAPDAIEALDFETLFAAFKARFQTSWDAKRAADPTLPAYDVGALETDPVVIVGEAWSYLRLLDRARVNDGIRSVLAPLARGTNLDNVVARLGVERLIVTPATDTASAVMESDARLLMRYLLAFSRPSAGSAEGYLYAAYTAWPGLLHAAVNGRAVHGRRGDVDLVLAGPGGRDATNGEMTLVRDAAQLIKPEAHGLTVMRATRRTYEVAGTVSVAAGPDAETVRAEAQSRITEAATDRLRIGAEVPVALLEGAAYGLSIIRADLSSPSADIPADRYTIPVMASIALQVTQ; encoded by the coding sequence ATGACGACGATCGACCTTTCCCGGCTGGCCGCTCCGGACGCGATCGAGGCCCTCGATTTCGAGACGCTGTTCGCGGCGTTCAAGGCGCGGTTCCAGACGAGCTGGGATGCCAAGCGCGCGGCCGACCCGACCTTGCCGGCCTATGATGTCGGCGCGCTGGAGACCGACCCCGTCGTCATCGTCGGCGAGGCCTGGTCGTATCTGCGCCTGCTCGACCGCGCCCGCGTCAATGACGGCATCCGCTCGGTGCTGGCGCCGCTCGCCAGGGGCACGAACCTCGACAACGTCGTGGCGCGGCTCGGCGTCGAACGTCTGATCGTCACGCCCGCGACCGACACGGCGTCAGCCGTGATGGAGAGCGATGCGCGGCTTTTGATGCGCTACCTGCTCGCCTTCTCGCGGCCATCCGCGGGCTCGGCCGAGGGCTATCTATATGCCGCCTATACGGCCTGGCCGGGGCTGCTGCATGCGGCCGTCAACGGCCGCGCGGTCCATGGAAGGCGCGGCGATGTCGATCTCGTCCTCGCCGGACCCGGCGGCCGCGACGCGACGAATGGGGAAATGACGCTCGTTCGCGACGCTGCGCAACTGATCAAGCCCGAGGCGCATGGCCTCACCGTGATGCGCGCCACGCGGCGCACCTATGAAGTCGCCGGCACGGTGAGCGTCGCGGCTGGCCCGGACGCCGAGACGGTGCGCGCCGAGGCGCAAAGCCGGATCACGGAAGCGGCGACCGATCGCCTGCGCATCGGCGCCGAAGTGCCGGTCGCGCTCCTGGAAGGCGCCGCCTATGGCCTCTCGATCATCCGCGCCGACCTGTCCTCGCCCTCGGCCGACATCCCGGCCGACCGTTACACGATCCCCGTCATGGCCTCGATCGCGCTTCAGGTGACGCAATGA
- a CDS encoding phage tail protein I yields MSAAGAILPTSAGPFERALADAMSDTLPVPIAAVFDPAQTPSAFIPWLAVHDGVRLWFSDWPEELKRLVIEDAPVLAGKVGLRTASVRMLFYVDGSLLDVVSYPTPFVQGRAVIGRTPIGHPAFVARHLVKVETAAPAGAFVMGRAAIGSARYRTPSREKIRRALIALATAKSPESEYRADFGHKRPLLLADAPSLDGSHHLGEFVARNKL; encoded by the coding sequence ATGAGCGCGGCCGGCGCCATCCTCCCGACCTCGGCCGGACCGTTCGAGCGCGCTTTGGCTGACGCGATGTCGGACACGCTGCCGGTGCCGATCGCGGCGGTGTTCGACCCGGCGCAGACGCCGTCCGCCTTCATCCCCTGGCTCGCCGTTCATGACGGCGTCCGGCTGTGGTTCTCGGACTGGCCGGAGGAACTGAAGCGGCTGGTTATCGAGGACGCGCCGGTCCTCGCCGGCAAGGTCGGCCTCCGGACGGCCAGCGTGCGGATGCTGTTCTATGTCGACGGCTCGCTGCTCGATGTCGTCAGCTATCCGACGCCGTTCGTCCAGGGCCGCGCTGTCATCGGCCGGACGCCGATCGGCCATCCCGCCTTCGTCGCCCGCCATCTGGTGAAGGTCGAAACGGCTGCGCCGGCCGGCGCCTTCGTCATGGGCCGCGCCGCGATCGGCAGTGCCCGCTATCGCACGCCGAGCCGCGAGAAGATCCGCCGCGCGCTGATCGCGCTTGCCACCGCCAAGTCGCCCGAAAGCGAGTATCGCGCCGATTTCGGCCACAAGCGGCCGTTGCTGCTCGCGGACGCACCGTCGCTCGACGGCAGCCATCACCTCGGCGAATTCGTCGCCCGCAACAAGCTCTGA
- a CDS encoding GPW/gp25 family protein has product MTERRLRSGVDRRTGKVLRGLAHADQSVRIILSTRRNSRVMRLAFGSDLRALRGENLTAANVLRAYAEMVEAVHSQEPNIRIVEVQPWTLDGRAGVIGFLLACTHYPFGHLGDYSVAEPASLTLPIASLARSA; this is encoded by the coding sequence ATGACTGAGCGTCGCCTCCGCTCCGGTGTCGATCGCCGAACCGGTAAGGTTCTGCGCGGGCTTGCCCACGCGGACCAGTCCGTGCGCATCATCCTCTCGACGCGGCGCAATAGCCGCGTCATGCGCCTTGCCTTCGGCTCGGATCTCCGCGCGCTCCGGGGCGAGAACCTGACGGCGGCCAATGTGCTGCGGGCCTATGCCGAAATGGTGGAGGCGGTGCACTCGCAGGAGCCGAACATCCGCATCGTCGAGGTCCAGCCGTGGACGCTCGATGGGCGCGCCGGCGTGATCGGCTTCCTGCTGGCCTGCACGCATTACCCGTTCGGGCATCTGGGCGATTATTCGGTCGCCGAGCCGGCCTCGCTCACCCTGCCGATCGCGTCGCTCGCGAGGTCGGCATGA
- a CDS encoding DUF4376 domain-containing protein, with translation MPIIDVVVDADGVMQEVALTAEQETARRAEWAVNAAPRPSQIDAECDRRTVTGFRFGGKAYRLDEKSIARITAMGADARFALLAGAGIGNLRWADPEADFGWIATDNTVTPMDAPTMTAFADAAKLWVSKNTFAARNIKNMSPIPADFADDSRWPS, from the coding sequence ATGCCGATCATTGATGTGGTGGTCGACGCCGACGGCGTCATGCAGGAAGTTGCCCTCACCGCCGAGCAGGAAACGGCGCGCCGCGCCGAATGGGCGGTCAACGCGGCGCCCCGGCCGTCGCAGATCGACGCCGAATGTGATCGGCGCACCGTCACGGGCTTCCGATTCGGCGGCAAGGCCTACCGGCTCGACGAAAAGTCCATCGCACGGATTACGGCCATGGGCGCCGATGCCCGCTTCGCGCTGCTGGCCGGCGCCGGGATTGGTAACCTCCGTTGGGCCGATCCCGAGGCTGATTTCGGCTGGATCGCCACCGACAATACAGTCACGCCGATGGACGCGCCGACCATGACGGCTTTCGCCGATGCCGCCAAGCTATGGGTCAGCAAAAACACTTTTGCGGCCCGGAACATCAAGAACATGAGCCCGATCCCGGCCGATTTCGCCGACGATTCGCGCTGGCCCAGCTGA